A region from the Acomys russatus chromosome 22, mAcoRus1.1, whole genome shotgun sequence genome encodes:
- the LOC127205991 gene encoding LOW QUALITY PROTEIN: peptidyl-prolyl cis-trans isomerase A-like (The sequence of the model RefSeq protein was modified relative to this genomic sequence to represent the inferred CDS: inserted 1 base in 1 codon): MVNPVVFFDIAVDGEPLGHISFELFADRVPKTAENFRALSTGEKGFGYKGSCFHRIIPGFMCQGGDFTRHNGTGGRSIYGEKFEDENFILRHTGPGILSMANAGPNTNGSQFFICTAKTEWLDXQHVVFGKVKEGMSIAEAMERFGSRNGKTSKMITISDCG, translated from the exons ATGGTCAACCCCGTCGTGTTCTTCGACATCGCGGTTGATGGCGAGCCCTTGGGCCACATCTCCTTCGAGCTCTTTGCAGACAGAGttccaaagacagcagaaaactTCCGTGCTCTGAGCACTGGAGAAAAAGGATTTGGATATAAGGGTTCCTGctttcacagaattattccaGGATTCATGTGCCAGGGTGGTGACTTCACACGCCATAATGGCACTGGTGGCCGGTCCATCTATGGGGAGAAATTTGAGGATGAGAACTTCATCCTGAGGCACACAGGTCCTGGCATCTTGTCCAtggcaaatgctggaccaaacacAAACGGTTCCCAGTTTTTTATCTGCACTGCCAAGACTGAGTGGCTGG AGCAACACGTGGTCTTTGGGAAGGTGAAGGAAGGCATGAGCATCGCGGAAGCCATGGAGCGCTTTGGGTCCAGGAATGGCAAGACCAGCAAGATGATCACCATTTCCGACTGTGGATAA